From the genome of Malus sylvestris chromosome 6, drMalSylv7.2, whole genome shotgun sequence, one region includes:
- the LOC126625534 gene encoding uncharacterized protein LOC126625534, whose product MLKKAEELQNTALRELEAARKEKLSPPEASPQFAQETSLPPSQVDPSEAGASASLPCHGPPMRSMTSSTALDATPSSQFDPSTGVMLHFVDEDSNLPSPVYEPPPSIVVSDNEPIVPEIPVASEVAISRVFACPTVDKPLSPPQDQTQGTGIGLGAAHNSPAGGEESSRQPGISPLPGETPGLSQQAPRETSPPHLVRKSKRSHPHSSSGGTATPPFGIEQIGQAEIAPSMGIPSLKEAAVQDPPSLAPPSPAKLPRLFEALGRLETRLKSSKQSSATPFSSEQKRVLQEWARKDFTASFSLKALCDFERIITESFKTGRLSKSQHDSFLSFFENLRALREQYQRADRQANRAKCFMEKESSTSAQVDRLMEESSQTKERVRVVTSKIQQLEEQLVALKAEQSTLLDTFENQIEGVEKSNSELERAWSQLRCWDTLGHFLSLQYQMVTLALVT is encoded by the exons ATGCTCAAAAAGGCCGAAGAACTGCAAAATACTGCCCTCAGAGAACTTGAG GCCGCAAGAAAGGAAAAGCTCTCTCCGCCCGAAGCCTCTCCACAATTTGCCCAAGAGACAAGCCTACCTCCTTCCCAGGTCGACCCTTCAGAG GCTGGAGCATCTGCTTCCTTGCCTTGTCATGGCCCTCCTATGAGGTCTATGACCTCTTCTACTGCTCTGGATGCAACCCCTTCTTCTCAATTCGATCCATCCACAGGAGTTATGCTGCACTTCGTGGATGAGGACAGTAACTTG CCCTCTCCAGTATATGAGCCACCCCCTTCAATAGTGGTTTCAGATAACGAACCCATAGTCCCTGAGATCCCTGTAGCTTCAGAGGTAGCAATTTCGCGGGTATTTGCTTGCCCGACAGTTGATAAACCTCTTTCTCCTCCTCAAGACCAAACTCAG GGCACTGGTATAGGTTTAGGTGCAGCTCATAACTCTCCTGCTGGTGGTGAGGAATCTTCCCGCCAACCAGGAATTAGTCCTCTTCCTGGTGAAACCCCAGGGCTGAGT caacaagctccaagagAAACTTCTCCCCCCCATCTGGTCCGCAAATCAAAGCGCTCCCATCCTCACTCATCTTCTGGAGGTACTGCGACTCCCCCTTTTGGAATTGAGCAGATCGGGCAGGCAGAAATTGCCCCCTCAATGGGCATTCCTTCATTAAAGGAAGCTGCAGTGCAGGATCCTCCTTCTTTAGCACCTCCAAGCCCTGCTAAGTTGCCCAGACTGTTCGAAGCACTTGGACGGCTTGAGACACGGTTGAAATCCTCAAAACAATCTTCAGCTACCCCTTTTTCTTCAGAGCAAAAGCGAGTTCTTCAGGAATGGGCAAGGAAGGATTTCACCGCTTCATTCAGCCTCAAGGCTCTTTGTGATTTTGAGAGGATCATAACTGAGTCTTTCAAAACCGGTAGGCTATCAAAATCTCAACATGATTCTTTTCTATCCTTCTTTGAGAACTTGAGAGCCCTTAGGGAACAATACCAGAGAGCAGACAGACAGGCTAATCGGGCAAAATGCTTCATGGAGAAAGAATCAAGCACCTCTGCCCAAGTTGATCGGTTGATGGAAGAAAGCTCGCAGACAAAAGAAAGGGTCAGAGTTGTTACTTCTAAAATCCAACAGCTGGAGGAGCAATTGGTTGCTCTTAAAGCAGAACAATCGACTCTTCTGGATACCtttgaaaatcaaattgagGGAGTGGAGAAGTCAAATTCGGAGCTAGAGCGTGCCTGGTCTCAACTT AGGTGCTGGGACACCCTAGGCCATTTCCTTTCCCTGCAGTACCAAATGGTGACCCTGGCTCTGGTAACATGA